The Cellulosimicrobium cellulans genome contains the following window.
CCCCGCTGGTGAAGGTCGCCGCGTTCACCTACGGCGTGCGCCAGGCGGCCGCCCGCTCGTTCGGCCGACGCCGTTCGTCGGACGGCGCCGGACGTGCCGAGGGGTCGCGCTGATGCGCCGCGTCTTCTGGGTCGGCGTCGGGGTCGCGATCACGGTCGTGGTCGTCGTCCGCGGCAAGAAGATCCTCGCGCGCTACGCGCCGGCGTCGCTCGTGGACCAGGCCACCGAGCAGGTCAACGGGCTGGGCGAGAAGGTCGTCGGGATCGCCCGCGACTTCCGCACCGAGTTCACGCTCGCGCGCGACGCGCGCGAGCAGGAGCTCATGGCAGCGCTCCTCGCCGAGGGCCAGGAGGACCCGGACGTGGTCCGAGCGCGCCGCGCGGCCGGCCGCCACACGCGCCCGGCCGCGGGAGACCCCAGCCCCTTCGACGACACGGACGACGTCGAGGACCTCCTCGGTTACTCCTTCTAGGACGCGCGGCCCGGCCGCCGCGACCCACAGCACAGCACCCGCACGACCCACCGACTGCCCCCGAAGGACATCATGCGCACCGCCGAGATCCGCAAGCGCTGGCTCGACTACTTCGCCGACCGCGACCACACCGTCGTGCCCTCGGCGTCGCTCGTCTCCCCGGACCCGTCCACGCTGTTCACCATCGCGGGCATGGTCCCGTTCATCCCGTACATGACGGGTGAGCAGACCCCGCCGTGGGACCGTGCGACCAGCGTCCAGAAGTGCGTGCGCACGCTCGACATCGACGAGGTCGGCAAGACGACGCGTCACGGCACGTTCTTCCAGATGAACGGCAACTTCTCCTTCGGGGACTACTTCAAGGAAGGCGCGATCACCTACGCCTGGGACCTCGTCACGGGTCCGCGCGAGGAGGGCAAGTACGGGTTCGACCCGGAGACGGTCTGGGTGACCGTCTACCACGACGACGACGAGGCGCGGCAGCTCTGGAAGCGCATCGCCGGCCTGCCGGACGAGCGCATCCAGGCGCGCGGCAAGAAGGACAACTACTGGTCCACGGGCCAGCCCGGTCCCGCCGGCCCGTGCTCGGAGATCTACATCGACCGCGGCCCGGAGTTCGGCCAGGAGGGTGGCCCCGTCGTCGACGAGGACCGCTACCTCGAGATCTGGAACCTCGTGTTCATGCAGTACGCGATCGACGACGTGAAGTCGAAGGAGGAGTTCCGGATCGTCTCGGAGCTCGCGCGCAAGAACATCGACACGGGCATGGGCCTGGAGCGCGTCGCCTACCTGCTCCAGGGCAAGGACAACCTCTACGAGATCGACGAGGTGTTCCCCGTCATCGCGGCCGCCGAGGCGCTCTCGGGCCGGCGCTACGGCGCGAACCGGGAGGACGACGTGCGCATGCGCGTCGTGGCCGACCACGTGCGCTCGGCGCTCATGATCATGAGCGACGGCGTGCGCCCCTCCAACGAGGGCCGCGGCTACGTCCTGCGCCGCCTGCTGCGCCGCTCCGTGCGCGCGATGCGCCTGCTGGGCGTGGAGGACCGTGCGATGCCCGCGCTGCTCCCGGTGAGCCGCGACGCCATGGCGCCGTCGTACCCGGAGGTCGCGACCGACTTCGAGCGCATCTCGAACGTCGCCTACACCGAGGAGGACGCGTTCCGTCGCACCCTCACCTCGGGGACGACGATCCTCGACACGGCCGTCACCAAGGCCAAGGCTGCCGCGGGGACGGGCGGGGTGCCGCTGCTCGGCGGCGACCAGGCGTTCGCCCTGCACGACACGTACGGCTTCCCGATCGACCTCACGCTCGAGATGGCCGCCGAGCAGGGTGTCCAGGTCGACGAGAAGGCGTTCCGCGCGCTCATGACCGAGCAGCGCCAGCGCGCCCGCGCCGACGCGCTCGCCAAGCGCTCGGGCGGGGTCGACACGGCCGCCTACGAGTCGCTCGCGGGCGAGCTCTCCGCGCCGGTGGAGTTCCTCGGCTACACGGAGTCCTCGGCCTCCGTGCGCGTGGCCGGGCTGCTCGTCGACGGCGTGCCCGCTCCCGCCGCGACCGCGCCCGCCGACGTCGAGGTCGTGCTCGACCGCACGCCGTTCTACGCGGAGGCCGGCGGCCAGCTCGCCGACCACGGCACGATCGTGCTCGACGGCGGCGCGACCATCGAGGTCGACGACGTCCAGCGCCCGATCAAGGGTCTGTCGGTGCACCGAGGCCGCCTCGTCGAGGGAACGGCGGCGCTCGGCGACCCCGGCACCGCGACGATCGACCGCGACCGCCGCAAGGCGATCAGCCGTGCCCACTCCGCGACGCACATGATCCACAAGGCGCTCCAGGAGTCGCTCGGCAAGGAGTCGACCCAGGCCGGCTCGGAGAACGCGCCCAGCCGCATCCGCTTCGACTTCCGCCGCTCGTCGGCCGTGCCCGCGGGCGCGCTGTCGGAGATCGAGGAGCGGGTGAACACCCAGCTCCAGGAGAACCTCGAGGTCACGGACCAGCTCATGCCGATCACCGAGGCGCGCGCCCTGGGCGCGATGGCGCTGTTCGGCGAGAAGTACGGCGACGTCGTGCGCGTGGTGTCGATCGGCGGCGACTGGTCGCGCGAGCTGTGCGCCGGTACGCACGTGCAGCAGACGGGGCAGCTCGGCCTCGTCACGCTGCTCGGCGAGTCGTCCATCGGCTCGGGCGTGCGTCGCGTCGACGCGCTCGTCGGCGACGGCGCGTACGGCTTCCAGGCCAAGGAGCACGCGCTCGTCGGCCAGCTCACCGGCCTGCTCAACGTGCGGACCGAGGAGCTGCCCGACCGCGTGAGCTCGCTCGTGTCGCGGCTGCGCGACGCGGAGAAGGAGCTCGCGCAGCTCCGGCAGGGTCAGCTCCTCGCGGTGGCCGGCACGCTCGCCGCGGGCGCGGAGCTCGCGGGCGGCACGCGCGTCGTCGTGCACGACGCCGGCGAGGTTGCCTCCGCGGACGACCTCCGTGCGCTGGCGCTCGACGTGCGCGGTCGCCTCGGCGAGTCCGAGCCCGCCGTCGTGGCGGTCGGGGGCGTCGCGAAGGACCGCCCGCAGGTGGTCGTCGTGACCAACGCGTCGGCCCGTGCCGCGGGCCTCCGC
Protein-coding sequences here:
- the alaS gene encoding alanine--tRNA ligase, coding for MRTAEIRKRWLDYFADRDHTVVPSASLVSPDPSTLFTIAGMVPFIPYMTGEQTPPWDRATSVQKCVRTLDIDEVGKTTRHGTFFQMNGNFSFGDYFKEGAITYAWDLVTGPREEGKYGFDPETVWVTVYHDDDEARQLWKRIAGLPDERIQARGKKDNYWSTGQPGPAGPCSEIYIDRGPEFGQEGGPVVDEDRYLEIWNLVFMQYAIDDVKSKEEFRIVSELARKNIDTGMGLERVAYLLQGKDNLYEIDEVFPVIAAAEALSGRRYGANREDDVRMRVVADHVRSALMIMSDGVRPSNEGRGYVLRRLLRRSVRAMRLLGVEDRAMPALLPVSRDAMAPSYPEVATDFERISNVAYTEEDAFRRTLTSGTTILDTAVTKAKAAAGTGGVPLLGGDQAFALHDTYGFPIDLTLEMAAEQGVQVDEKAFRALMTEQRQRARADALAKRSGGVDTAAYESLAGELSAPVEFLGYTESSASVRVAGLLVDGVPAPAATAPADVEVVLDRTPFYAEAGGQLADHGTIVLDGGATIEVDDVQRPIKGLSVHRGRLVEGTAALGDPGTATIDRDRRKAISRAHSATHMIHKALQESLGKESTQAGSENAPSRIRFDFRRSSAVPAGALSEIEERVNTQLQENLEVTDQLMPITEARALGAMALFGEKYGDVVRVVSIGGDWSRELCAGTHVQQTGQLGLVTLLGESSIGSGVRRVDALVGDGAYGFQAKEHALVGQLTGLLNVRTEELPDRVSSLVSRLRDAEKELAQLRQGQLLAVAGTLAAGAELAGGTRVVVHDAGEVASADDLRALALDVRGRLGESEPAVVAVGGVAKDRPQVVVVTNASARAAGLRAGVLAKAAAQTLGGGGGGKDDMAQGGGTDVSALPAALQGVRDGAAAAA